The proteins below are encoded in one region of Alistipes indistinctus YIT 12060:
- a CDS encoding peptidase U32 family protein: protein MSFKRKDIEIMAPVGSYESLRAAIDAGADSVYFGVGQLNMRSRSAANFTLDDLARIVSIARRHNVKTYLAVNTLLYDADLPAMRQTMDRARTEGVSAVIVSDQAGILYARSIGLEVHISTQLNLSNLESVAFYAQFADVMVLARELTIPQVRAIYDGIRERNICGPGGEPVRIEMFAHGALCMAISGKCYLSLHDTGCSANRGACRQLCRRSYEVRDRDSGTELVIDNHYIMSPKDLCTIDFLDKFLGAGVRVLKIEGRARSAEYVKRVVESYDEALCMIEAGSYTPERARALKERLATVFNRGFWGGYYMGARIDEWSAVYGSAATKRKVYVGKVTNYFKRIGVAEIQVEAAPLRVGDETFLVGETTGVLEFPTGEIRVDEQNVQQAPQGVFCSVKVPAPIHRGDKLYKFVDAEGNGQEG, encoded by the coding sequence GTCGGCTCGTATGAGTCGTTGCGGGCCGCCATTGATGCCGGGGCCGATTCGGTCTATTTCGGCGTCGGGCAGTTGAATATGCGCTCGCGTTCGGCCGCGAATTTTACATTGGACGATCTCGCGCGTATCGTGTCCATTGCCCGTCGGCATAACGTTAAAACGTATCTGGCTGTCAATACGCTGCTTTACGACGCGGATCTGCCTGCCATGCGGCAGACGATGGATCGGGCCAGGACCGAGGGAGTGTCCGCCGTGATCGTTTCGGATCAGGCGGGTATCCTTTATGCCCGGTCGATCGGCCTTGAAGTGCATATCTCTACGCAGTTGAACCTGTCGAATCTGGAATCGGTCGCTTTTTACGCCCAATTCGCAGATGTGATGGTGCTGGCACGCGAGTTGACCATTCCGCAGGTGCGGGCTATTTACGACGGTATCCGTGAGCGGAATATTTGCGGTCCGGGAGGAGAACCGGTCCGGATCGAGATGTTTGCGCACGGTGCCCTGTGCATGGCTATATCGGGCAAATGTTACCTGAGCCTGCACGACACAGGGTGTTCGGCCAACCGGGGTGCCTGCCGCCAGCTTTGCCGCCGTTCGTACGAGGTGCGCGACCGCGACAGCGGCACCGAGCTGGTGATCGACAATCATTATATCATGTCGCCGAAAGATTTGTGCACGATCGATTTCCTCGATAAGTTTCTCGGAGCGGGCGTGCGCGTACTGAAAATCGAGGGGCGCGCCCGTTCTGCCGAATATGTCAAACGGGTCGTCGAGAGTTATGACGAGGCGTTGTGCATGATCGAGGCGGGAAGCTATACCCCTGAGCGGGCGAGGGCATTGAAAGAGCGCCTGGCGACCGTTTTCAACCGGGGATTCTGGGGAGGGTACTACATGGGAGCCCGGATCGACGAATGGAGTGCGGTATATGGTTCAGCGGCGACCAAACGGAAAGTGTATGTGGGTAAAGTCACCAACTATTTCAAACGTATCGGCGTGGCTGAAATCCAGGTCGAGGCCGCGCCGCTCCGTGTCGGCGACGAGACCTTCCTGGTGGGTGAGACCACCGGGGTGCTGGAATTTCCGACCGGGGAGATTCGTGTCGATGAACAAAATGTGCAGCAAGCGCCGCAGGGTGTTTTTTGTTCGGTTAAAGTACCTGCGCCGATCCACAGGGGCGATAAATTGTATAAGTTCGTGGATGCGGAAGGGAACGGACAAGAGGGATAA